The Verrucomicrobiota bacterium genome includes a window with the following:
- a CDS encoding antitoxin, whose amino-acid sequence MSRISIDVTEEELTRIKAFAALRGISLEEYLLKSALIAQDEEEEKAVAELERCFRDRIRRAENTGVSTQTVGEIFDRVCEEKGIPPRNNG is encoded by the coding sequence ATGAGCCGAATATCAATTGATGTTACAGAGGAAGAACTAACCCGCATAAAGGCATTTGCGGCTCTGAGAGGAATAAGCCTTGAGGAATACTTGCTGAAAAGCGCTCTTATTGCACAAGACGAAGAGGAAGAAAAGGCCGTTGCAGAACTGGAAAGGTGTTTTAGAGACCGCATCCGCAGGGCAGAAAATACAGGAGTGAGCACACAGACCGTTGGCGAGATCTTTGACAGAGTTTGCGAAGAAAAAGGCATTCCTCCCAGGAACAATGGCTGA
- a CDS encoding IMP dehydrogenase has product MKHPLDSEYYLPADRFFQQNAPTGLTYDDISLATRYSEILPREANLETKLSEALTLQIPILSADMDTVTESDMAVAMSLNGGMGIIHYNMENKNQVKEVARVKHHIHGLIQEPVTIKADIKIGDVINLIERKGFNFRTFPVVDEQDKLIGLLSGSVVRERYRDTPVIKAMTPRERLITLNEKNLQGDPISAADKFFNDNIGIHKILVIDDGDRLKGLFTLSDVEQITAEKNSLLKPSRDSNFRLRVGAAVSAIRDAEGSIDRDATLQHIQNLVDENVDAIAVSSAHAHTLSMGQVVKLLRGSFPDLTIIAGNVTSAAGVEFLAGCGANAIKVGQGPGSICTTRIVAGVGIPQLTAIHVATREAAKLGVSIIADGGITKSGDMVKALTMADAVMLGSLLAGCRESPGEVIEINGQLFKQYRGMGSHAAMKAGSAARYGHEKAQVGRKVAAEGIEALKELSGPLDKILSEYIGGIQSGMGYLGAPTLADLKQRARYIRVSHAGQRESMTHDVIEVKTPKEN; this is encoded by the coding sequence ATGAAACACCCCCTGGACTCGGAATATTACCTTCCGGCCGATCGATTTTTCCAACAAAACGCTCCTACAGGGCTGACCTATGATGATATTTCATTGGCCACCCGTTACTCGGAAATCCTTCCACGGGAGGCCAACCTGGAAACCAAACTCTCCGAAGCACTGACGCTTCAGATCCCTATCCTTTCGGCAGATATGGATACCGTTACCGAATCAGATATGGCGGTGGCGATGTCTCTTAACGGCGGCATGGGTATCATCCATTACAATATGGAGAACAAAAACCAGGTGAAGGAAGTCGCCCGGGTTAAACACCATATCCACGGCCTCATCCAGGAACCTGTAACCATAAAAGCTGATATAAAGATTGGTGACGTAATAAATCTGATCGAGCGCAAGGGCTTCAATTTCCGTACATTCCCTGTGGTTGACGAACAGGATAAATTGATTGGGCTGCTCTCTGGTTCGGTTGTTCGTGAACGCTACCGAGACACGCCAGTAATCAAGGCAATGACTCCCCGGGAACGGTTAATTACCCTCAATGAAAAAAACCTCCAGGGAGATCCTATTTCGGCGGCAGACAAATTCTTTAACGACAACATCGGGATTCATAAGATTCTGGTAATCGATGACGGCGACCGCCTTAAGGGCTTGTTTACATTGAGTGATGTTGAGCAAATTACGGCTGAAAAAAACTCCCTGCTTAAACCAAGCCGCGATTCCAATTTTCGTTTAAGAGTCGGGGCCGCGGTATCCGCCATTCGGGATGCTGAGGGATCCATCGACCGGGATGCTACTCTTCAACATATTCAAAACCTGGTGGACGAAAATGTGGATGCGATCGCCGTTTCATCCGCGCATGCTCACACCCTGAGCATGGGCCAAGTCGTGAAACTACTCAGAGGCTCGTTCCCTGATCTCACCATTATTGCAGGTAACGTCACCAGTGCTGCCGGAGTTGAATTCCTGGCCGGCTGCGGCGCTAACGCCATCAAGGTCGGGCAAGGTCCAGGATCTATTTGCACCACCCGGATAGTTGCCGGGGTTGGAATTCCTCAATTAACCGCCATCCACGTTGCCACCCGCGAAGCGGCAAAACTGGGAGTGAGTATTATTGCCGATGGCGGTATTACAAAGTCGGGAGATATGGTAAAAGCACTCACGATGGCCGATGCCGTTATGCTGGGCAGTTTATTAGCCGGTTGTCGTGAAAGCCCGGGCGAGGTTATTGAAATCAACGGCCAACTTTTCAAACAATACCGCGGCATGGGAAGTCATGCAGCGATGAAGGCCGGATCCGCTGCCCGTTACGGGCATGAGAAAGCGCAAGTCGGACGCAAAGTGGCCGCCGAAGGAATCGAAGCGCTCAAGGAATTATCAGGTCCTCTCGACAAAATTTTATCAGAATACATTGGCGGAATTCAGTCCGGTATGGGCTACCTCGGCGCACCCACCCTGGCCGATTTAAAACAACGCGCCCGCTACATCCGTGTGTCTCACGCCGGTCAACGCGAGTCCATGACTCACGATGTGATTGAGGTAAAGACTCCGAAGGAAAACTAG
- the menC gene encoding o-succinylbenzoate synthase: MNLRFEYLPYKRKFLRPLATSHGDWRVRKGIIIRLEDADGRLGFGEIAPVPWFGTETQEDALAWCREQPTEFQLLKTPVSALPCCGFAVASALTQLGANPVQRNFPVAALLSPNESIENKLEEGYTTFKAKIGVRTFAEEMAQVEIWSSTLLPHQFLRLDANGGLSETDFSGWLEFLEGKPVEFLEQPLAVGLENRMLEMAELFSTPIALDESVSNANSLAGWSTWPGPLVVKPSLLGTPPDSLPNLVVGSSVFETAFGYEAALQFLGRHQSADTALGFGTPGFLESDGWSLHPVGSEVQAGLVSLSHLQALWEEKV; the protein is encoded by the coding sequence ATGAACCTACGTTTCGAATACCTGCCTTATAAGCGAAAATTCCTGAGACCCCTTGCTACCTCTCATGGCGACTGGCGGGTACGTAAGGGAATTATCATTCGTTTGGAAGACGCAGACGGGCGTCTGGGATTTGGTGAAATCGCCCCAGTGCCATGGTTTGGCACGGAGACTCAGGAAGATGCGCTTGCCTGGTGCAGAGAACAACCTACGGAATTTCAGCTATTGAAAACACCCGTTTCCGCTCTTCCCTGTTGTGGGTTCGCCGTTGCCAGCGCCTTAACCCAACTGGGAGCGAACCCTGTCCAACGGAATTTTCCAGTAGCGGCATTACTGTCACCAAATGAGTCCATCGAGAATAAGCTGGAAGAAGGCTACACAACCTTTAAAGCTAAAATCGGCGTTCGTACCTTTGCTGAAGAAATGGCCCAGGTTGAAATTTGGAGTTCAACACTTCTTCCTCATCAGTTTCTCCGGCTTGATGCCAACGGAGGCTTATCCGAAACAGATTTTTCAGGATGGCTGGAGTTCCTGGAGGGCAAGCCCGTCGAATTCCTGGAGCAGCCGCTCGCCGTGGGGCTTGAGAATCGGATGCTCGAAATGGCCGAGCTTTTTTCGACTCCAATCGCACTCGATGAATCGGTATCAAACGCCAATTCCTTGGCTGGCTGGTCCACATGGCCGGGCCCTTTGGTTGTTAAACCTTCTTTGCTCGGGACTCCGCCCGATTCTTTGCCCAATTTAGTCGTGGGCTCCTCTGTTTTCGAAACGGCCTTTGGATATGAAGCAGCCCTTCAATTTCTGGGGCGCCATCAAAGCGCGGATACTGCCCTCGGATTTGGAACACCCGGATTTCTTGAATCTGATGGGTGGTCTCTTCATCCAGTTGGTTCGGAAGTTCAAGCAGGGCTTGTTTCGCTTAGTCATCTGCAAGCACTCTGGGAAGAAAAAGTATGA
- a CDS encoding AMP-binding protein yields MRNFPKTLDALLAVPFLTQPDWAHFSKLVNDLAPSINPGDQVLVAQEDRLSALAAFFTTVIGGGSLFMANPHWGTNEWKLVGEQTSFNKIFGNAPGVNIDSQATHSGETRIMIPSGGTSGGVRFCVHSLETLTAAVQSLFEFHGEKPLNSINTLGVFHVSGLMPVVRACLSGGLVQLTEWKTLVSGDFPLRPGDETSISLVPTQLVRLIQADAGLNFLHGLDAIYLGGASATPNLVNFIRTEKLPVLFVYGMTETAAMVVIGSRADTDASGNIWGRPLPGVSISLSEDLEISVKTKALFHGYFPVDSLIEEHATGDTGRWTVDKQLQVTGRKDYLINTGGEKVNPLEVEALISEKFPDLVAAVSSRPSEQWGEEVVAVFEEELTAEKVTALQSFLANWLSPYKIPKTVISGKAIPRSLLGKINRAALKTLLHD; encoded by the coding sequence ATGAGAAACTTTCCGAAGACCCTGGATGCGCTCCTGGCGGTACCGTTCCTGACACAACCGGATTGGGCTCATTTCTCTAAACTTGTGAATGACCTGGCACCTTCTATCAATCCCGGCGATCAGGTCCTGGTTGCTCAAGAAGATCGGCTGTCTGCCCTTGCCGCTTTTTTTACGACCGTGATAGGTGGTGGCAGCCTCTTCATGGCAAATCCGCATTGGGGTACGAATGAATGGAAGCTCGTTGGCGAACAGACTTCTTTTAATAAAATCTTTGGAAATGCTCCCGGAGTAAACATTGATTCTCAAGCAACTCATTCTGGAGAAACGCGGATTATGATTCCGTCCGGTGGAACTTCCGGTGGAGTTCGATTCTGTGTCCATAGCCTGGAGACATTGACTGCGGCCGTGCAAAGTCTCTTCGAGTTTCACGGTGAAAAGCCTCTTAATAGTATCAACACGCTGGGTGTCTTTCACGTGAGTGGACTTATGCCAGTGGTTCGTGCCTGTCTATCGGGTGGTCTGGTTCAACTTACGGAATGGAAAACGCTGGTATCGGGTGATTTCCCGCTGAGACCAGGTGACGAGACCTCCATCTCTCTGGTTCCTACGCAACTGGTTCGGCTCATTCAAGCGGATGCTGGGCTCAACTTTCTTCATGGTCTGGATGCCATCTATCTCGGCGGGGCCTCAGCGACACCCAATCTGGTAAACTTCATTCGAACGGAGAAGCTTCCGGTATTGTTTGTCTACGGAATGACAGAAACGGCAGCTATGGTGGTAATTGGTTCCAGAGCCGATACGGATGCATCGGGAAATATCTGGGGTCGGCCTTTACCGGGAGTGTCGATTTCACTATCGGAGGACCTGGAAATATCTGTGAAAACAAAAGCGTTGTTTCACGGTTATTTTCCTGTCGATTCGCTAATCGAGGAGCACGCAACTGGCGATACAGGCCGGTGGACAGTCGACAAGCAGCTTCAGGTTACCGGGCGCAAAGATTACCTTATCAACACCGGAGGAGAAAAAGTGAATCCTCTCGAAGTGGAAGCGCTCATTTCTGAAAAGTTTCCCGACCTGGTAGCAGCAGTCAGTTCGAGGCCAAGTGAACAGTGGGGTGAAGAAGTGGTGGCGGTCTTTGAGGAGGAGCTGACGGCGGAAAAGGTAACGGCGCTTCAGTCATTCCTGGCAAATTGGCTTTCCCCTTACAAAATCCCTAAAACGGTTATAAGCGGTAAAGCCATTCCCCGATCCCTCTTGGGTAAGATAAATCGTGCCGCACTTAAGACGCTGCTGCATGATTAA
- the polX gene encoding DNA polymerase/3'-5' exonuclease PolX, with translation MDKGEISDVLGEIATLLELKGENPFKIRAYQSGQRALDTLEEDLGTLIKESRLGDVKGIGKALTDKIVTLFSDEPLPFYDDLKASIEPGLIEMLDIPGMGAKKIKKLHDELGVTTIAGLTEACESGEVAKLAGFGDKSVEKILSGIKNREAYSKRHLWWAANETAQPILEGLRGLTGVERAEAAGSLRRKMETVGDLDFIAASNDPGPIMDWFVALPDVQEVTGHGQTKSSVRFASGMQADLRVVPPEQFVFALHHFTGSKDHNVAMRGRALTLGYSLSEWGLRTEDKEEMAVDTIANEEQLFQLLNLNFITPELREDLGEIQAAEAGKLPKLVEVGDLKGVFHNHTHASDGENSIEEMTQAAQDLGWDYLGLADHSKASFQANGLDEARVEAQIEAIKAVNASGKFSCFVFSGIECDILKDGSLDLNDSTLEKLDYVVVSVHSSFTLSEEEMTARIIRAIEHPCTTMLGHLTGRLLLKREPYKVNFEKVIDAAIANNVIIEMNAHPWRLDMDWRHWKKAAAKGLLTSVNPDAHSVSGFRYVSAGINSCRKGWLTAESVFNTWSIDKVKGYLKNQ, from the coding sequence ATGGATAAGGGTGAAATTTCTGATGTGTTGGGCGAGATCGCCACACTACTTGAGTTGAAAGGGGAAAACCCTTTTAAAATACGGGCTTACCAATCGGGACAACGGGCACTCGACACACTTGAGGAAGATCTGGGCACTTTGATTAAAGAAAGCCGCCTGGGAGATGTGAAGGGAATCGGGAAAGCTCTGACCGATAAGATCGTCACCTTGTTCTCGGATGAACCCTTGCCGTTTTATGACGATTTAAAAGCGTCCATAGAACCTGGACTTATCGAGATGTTGGATATTCCCGGGATGGGTGCCAAAAAGATCAAAAAACTTCACGATGAGTTAGGAGTTACTACCATTGCCGGGTTAACCGAAGCATGTGAATCCGGCGAAGTAGCCAAGCTTGCTGGTTTTGGAGACAAGTCCGTTGAAAAAATTCTATCTGGAATCAAGAATCGGGAAGCTTACTCAAAGCGGCACTTATGGTGGGCTGCCAACGAAACGGCACAACCCATCCTTGAAGGCCTCCGTGGTTTGACCGGAGTTGAACGGGCTGAGGCTGCCGGCAGTCTTCGCCGTAAAATGGAAACAGTCGGTGATCTCGATTTTATCGCCGCCTCCAATGACCCCGGTCCGATTATGGACTGGTTTGTGGCTTTACCGGATGTGCAGGAGGTCACCGGACATGGACAAACCAAATCCAGCGTCCGATTTGCCAGCGGCATGCAGGCCGATTTGCGCGTAGTGCCACCGGAGCAATTCGTGTTTGCCCTTCATCATTTTACAGGATCGAAGGATCACAATGTGGCGATGCGTGGACGGGCGCTAACACTCGGTTATAGTTTGAGCGAGTGGGGTTTGCGAACGGAGGACAAAGAGGAAATGGCTGTTGATACGATCGCCAATGAGGAACAACTCTTCCAATTGTTGAACTTGAATTTCATAACCCCTGAGCTCCGGGAGGACTTGGGCGAAATCCAGGCTGCTGAAGCTGGAAAACTTCCGAAACTTGTGGAAGTCGGGGATTTGAAAGGGGTGTTTCACAATCACACTCACGCGTCAGATGGTGAAAACTCCATCGAAGAAATGACTCAAGCCGCCCAGGATCTTGGCTGGGATTACCTGGGTCTGGCGGATCATTCCAAAGCCAGCTTTCAAGCAAACGGCCTGGACGAAGCACGGGTTGAGGCCCAGATCGAAGCGATCAAGGCGGTCAACGCATCTGGCAAATTTAGCTGCTTCGTCTTTAGTGGCATCGAGTGCGATATTTTAAAAGATGGGTCGCTTGATTTAAATGACTCCACTTTGGAGAAGCTCGATTACGTCGTCGTTTCGGTGCACTCGAGTTTTACCTTAAGCGAGGAAGAAATGACGGCTCGAATCATCCGGGCGATTGAGCACCCTTGCACCACCATGTTAGGCCACCTGACAGGGCGCTTACTTTTGAAACGCGAACCCTACAAAGTGAATTTTGAAAAAGTGATCGATGCCGCCATTGCGAACAATGTCATCATTGAAATGAATGCGCATCCCTGGCGTTTGGATATGGACTGGCGTCACTGGAAGAAAGCTGCAGCAAAAGGTTTATTGACCAGCGTGAACCCGGATGCACATAGCGTATCCGGATTTCGGTATGTTTCGGCTGGGATCAACTCATGCCGCAAAGGTTGGCTTACCGCCGAATCCGTTTTCAATACCTGGTCCATCGACAAGGTGAAGGGTTATTTAAAGAACCAATAA
- a CDS encoding UTP--glucose-1-phosphate uridylyltransferase encodes MPKITMSELIRIITSTIKTERDTPMEEAIQGLSFDELKFECDALDTFRRTQESLYEKVRALFFLYALHRFHLPKHYEINGAGLLSFEANQLVLNRRFEEGLDLFLLEQERTGWNDTLSSALAYSYYHLALQYLANQVRRSVRSVKGNQWMFRMGHSSSHPLRVSKELLTRSDDSEPYPIIHETTPVRMDLTHSGWSDIFFLGMDLPEAARVLNISVNLAVWGRDKEPLPPVECFFRVIDKPVIRLISLDLKAATEVTNLDDLFNFGMDYLGLVKAAIIAAGMVPPGIEGSGQSLESVLEALLGPQKGFELVSHVRDIPKGSRLAVSTNLLACLISACMRATGQTSSMEGSLKESERRIVAARAILGEWLGGSGGGWQDSGGVWPGIKTIFGELAQENDPEHGISRGCLLPRHHLLNTQITDETIQKLQDSLVLVHGGMAQNVGPILEMVTEKYLLRSNKEWEGRNNAIRLFDQIVESLKTGNIRKLAELTTQNFFEPIQTIIPWATTFYTEQLIEKIKAKFGDDFWGFVMLGGMSGGGMGFFVDPAIKQKALPEIQEIMQSAKCELENSLPFAMDPVVYEFNINPNGTFGEFLKGKNALLPPVYYKQVIPNLVKQDIKDLSSDRLAELQQFTRNCETNEQFQEAVPHFFKQLLPDTESKSEMSGNLDQLLEENGFDTIQHETIRQQLQTGRIGLSQNRFPPTTTIEDVTVEDVYDGRIPVDGATHYMGEQAITRGEVAVVSLAAGVGSRWTEGAGVVKGLHPFCKFEGRHRSFIETHLAKSRKVGQDFGEYPLHVITSSYLTHGPIQNYLDAVKNYGFEGNVFVSKGKYIGLRTVPMVRDLRFAWEEVTEQVLDERAQKMKESVRDALAAWAKNTGEGTDYRDNLPLQCLHPVGHWYEVPTLLRNGTLNAMLKERPQLKYLMLHNIDTLGANIDPSFLGIHIQSGKDFSFEVITRRYEDRGGGLAKIDGKPRLVEGLCLPSEEEEYKLSYYNTMTTWISIDRLLELFELKKSDLGNESLVAEKIRQVANRMPTYITIKEVKKRWGHAQEDIFPVSQFEKLWGDMTAFQGADCGFMVVPRNRGQQLKAQAQLDGWLRDGSAKYLNSICAWSNVRKTVKA; translated from the coding sequence ATGCCAAAGATTACTATGAGCGAACTGATTCGAATCATCACCTCAACAATCAAAACCGAGCGGGACACGCCTATGGAAGAAGCCATCCAAGGCCTGTCGTTCGATGAGTTAAAGTTTGAATGTGATGCACTGGATACCTTTCGCCGCACGCAAGAGAGCCTCTACGAAAAAGTTCGGGCTCTGTTCTTTCTGTATGCCTTGCACCGCTTCCACCTACCAAAACATTACGAGATAAACGGAGCGGGGCTTCTTTCTTTTGAGGCCAATCAATTGGTTCTCAATCGCCGTTTTGAAGAAGGATTAGACCTCTTTTTGTTGGAGCAGGAACGTACTGGCTGGAATGATACTCTATCCAGCGCCTTGGCTTACTCCTACTATCACCTGGCTCTGCAATACCTTGCCAACCAGGTACGCCGCAGTGTGCGTTCCGTCAAAGGAAACCAGTGGATGTTTCGTATGGGCCATTCAAGCAGCCATCCTTTACGAGTAAGCAAAGAGTTGCTGACAAGAAGTGACGATTCGGAACCCTACCCGATCATTCATGAAACCACTCCGGTACGCATGGACCTGACACACAGTGGATGGAGCGATATCTTTTTTCTGGGGATGGATCTGCCTGAAGCCGCTCGCGTTTTAAATATATCAGTAAACCTCGCGGTATGGGGCAGAGACAAAGAACCGCTGCCACCAGTCGAATGCTTTTTTCGAGTCATAGATAAACCGGTCATCCGGCTCATCAGCCTGGACCTGAAAGCCGCAACAGAAGTGACGAATCTTGATGACCTCTTTAACTTCGGCATGGACTATCTGGGCCTGGTCAAGGCGGCGATCATAGCAGCAGGCATGGTTCCGCCCGGAATTGAAGGTTCCGGTCAATCTCTTGAAAGCGTTTTGGAAGCATTGCTCGGACCACAAAAAGGATTCGAGCTAGTCAGTCATGTGCGGGATATTCCCAAGGGATCGAGGCTCGCCGTCTCAACCAACTTACTGGCCTGCTTGATATCCGCCTGTATGCGAGCCACCGGTCAAACATCATCCATGGAAGGCTCTCTGAAGGAATCTGAAAGACGTATTGTAGCAGCCCGTGCAATCCTGGGTGAATGGTTGGGGGGGTCTGGCGGTGGTTGGCAAGACTCGGGAGGAGTGTGGCCGGGAATCAAAACTATTTTTGGTGAATTGGCTCAAGAAAACGATCCCGAACACGGCATCAGCCGCGGGTGCCTGTTACCACGTCACCACCTGCTGAATACGCAGATTACGGACGAGACCATTCAAAAACTGCAAGACAGCCTGGTACTTGTCCACGGTGGGATGGCTCAAAATGTCGGCCCCATCCTGGAGATGGTTACGGAAAAATATTTGCTGCGTTCAAACAAAGAATGGGAAGGGCGAAACAACGCGATCAGGTTATTTGACCAAATCGTTGAAAGCTTGAAAACGGGCAACATCCGCAAACTTGCGGAACTGACTACTCAAAACTTTTTCGAGCCGATCCAAACCATCATTCCCTGGGCGACAACGTTTTACACCGAACAGCTGATTGAAAAAATCAAGGCCAAGTTTGGCGACGATTTCTGGGGCTTCGTAATGCTCGGCGGCATGTCGGGTGGCGGCATGGGGTTTTTCGTCGATCCTGCAATAAAGCAGAAAGCTCTTCCTGAAATTCAAGAGATCATGCAATCAGCCAAGTGTGAATTGGAGAACTCCCTTCCCTTCGCCATGGATCCAGTGGTTTACGAATTTAACATTAACCCCAATGGCACCTTCGGAGAGTTCTTAAAAGGGAAGAACGCACTACTCCCCCCTGTATATTACAAACAAGTCATCCCCAACCTGGTGAAGCAGGATATCAAAGATCTTTCCTCCGATCGCCTAGCTGAGCTCCAACAATTTACCCGCAATTGCGAAACAAACGAACAGTTTCAGGAAGCCGTTCCCCACTTTTTTAAACAGCTGTTACCCGATACAGAATCCAAATCCGAAATGAGTGGAAATCTGGATCAGCTGTTGGAAGAAAATGGCTTCGACACCATTCAACACGAAACGATTCGCCAACAACTTCAAACCGGGCGGATTGGGCTTTCCCAAAACCGGTTTCCGCCGACTACCACGATTGAGGATGTCACCGTTGAGGACGTTTATGATGGCAGAATCCCGGTCGATGGCGCTACCCATTACATGGGCGAACAAGCAATAACCAGGGGCGAGGTGGCAGTAGTATCACTCGCAGCCGGCGTCGGAAGCCGTTGGACTGAAGGTGCCGGTGTCGTAAAAGGCCTGCATCCATTTTGTAAATTCGAAGGGCGCCACCGTTCCTTTATTGAAACTCACTTGGCCAAAAGCCGGAAGGTGGGACAAGATTTTGGCGAATATCCGCTTCACGTGATCACGAGTAGTTATTTAACCCACGGTCCAATTCAAAATTATCTGGATGCGGTTAAAAACTACGGCTTCGAAGGAAACGTCTTCGTTTCAAAAGGCAAATACATCGGACTAAGGACGGTTCCCATGGTCCGCGACCTTCGCTTTGCCTGGGAAGAAGTTACGGAACAAGTGCTTGATGAACGCGCGCAGAAAATGAAGGAAAGTGTGCGCGATGCTCTGGCAGCCTGGGCAAAGAATACTGGCGAAGGCACCGATTATCGCGACAATCTTCCCTTACAGTGTTTGCACCCGGTTGGGCACTGGTACGAAGTCCCCACCCTCCTGCGCAATGGCACTTTGAACGCCATGCTGAAAGAGCGGCCTCAATTAAAGTATTTGATGCTCCATAATATTGATACGCTTGGGGCCAATATTGATCCGTCGTTTCTTGGGATTCACATACAGTCCGGAAAAGATTTCTCCTTTGAAGTTATTACGCGTCGCTACGAAGACCGTGGTGGTGGCCTCGCCAAGATCGATGGAAAGCCAAGACTCGTCGAAGGCCTTTGCCTTCCTTCCGAAGAGGAAGAGTACAAACTTTCCTACTACAATACGATGACCACATGGATTTCCATCGATCGCTTATTGGAGTTGTTTGAGTTAAAAAAATCCGACCTGGGCAACGAATCGCTGGTAGCAGAAAAGATCCGCCAGGTGGCGAACCGCATGCCGACCTATATCACCATCAAGGAAGTGAAGAAACGCTGGGGCCACGCTCAAGAAGACATCTTCCCAGTTTCACAGTTTGAAAAACTATGGGGCGACATGACCGCTTTCCAGGGCGCGGATTGCGGGTTTATGGTTGTGCCAAGGAATCGGGGTCAACAACTCAAAGCCCAGGCTCAACTCGATGGCTGGTTGAGAGACGGATCAGCAAAATATCTGAATTCTATCTGCGCTTGGTCCAACGTTCGCAAAACAGTTAAAGCTTAA
- a CDS encoding UTP--glucose-1-phosphate uridylyltransferase, translating into MKIQKAVITAAGRNQRHLPLQTLVDREGFPRSALNLLIEEITSAEIQDIGIVIAPGDEPLFKESVDVSNAKLTFIEQEKALGYGHAVHCAKDFVEGDSFLLMVSDHLYVSDSEVSCARQLVNTAEKLDSSVSAVQATHEGKLTDFGAVGGTLSTGGKNLYVIDKILEKPTPTQAEQEILVPGLRMGHYLCFFGMHILTPKIFEILEDLLKTKEAKPSLSDALQILAKQEQYLASIIQGRRYDMENRYGMLTAQMALALDGRHREEVLTQLVELLAESKHK; encoded by the coding sequence ATGAAGATCCAAAAAGCAGTAATAACGGCCGCGGGAAGAAATCAACGTCACCTGCCACTCCAGACACTCGTCGACCGTGAAGGGTTTCCTCGCTCTGCTCTCAATTTATTGATTGAGGAAATAACCTCTGCAGAAATTCAAGACATTGGCATCGTCATTGCGCCTGGAGATGAGCCGCTTTTTAAGGAAAGCGTCGATGTATCAAACGCCAAACTGACTTTTATAGAACAGGAAAAAGCCTTGGGATACGGTCATGCGGTTCATTGTGCCAAGGATTTTGTGGAAGGAGATTCATTCCTTTTGATGGTGAGCGATCACCTCTATGTCAGCGATTCAGAAGTAAGCTGCGCCCGCCAACTCGTAAACACAGCAGAAAAACTGGATTCATCCGTATCGGCCGTTCAAGCCACCCATGAAGGTAAGCTTACCGATTTCGGTGCAGTTGGAGGTACCCTTTCTACCGGCGGGAAAAATTTGTATGTGATCGACAAAATCCTGGAAAAACCAACCCCCACCCAAGCCGAGCAGGAGATCCTGGTACCTGGGCTGCGCATGGGGCACTATTTATGCTTTTTCGGGATGCATATTCTTACCCCCAAGATTTTTGAAATATTGGAGGATCTTCTAAAAACGAAAGAGGCCAAGCCATCTCTCTCCGACGCGTTACAAATTTTGGCTAAACAGGAACAATACCTAGCTTCAATCATTCAAGGCCGTCGCTACGATATGGAAAACCGTTATGGAATGCTCACGGCACAAATGGCGTTGGCCCTGGATGGCAGGCACCGGGAAGAAGTTCTCACCCAATTGGTTGAACTGTTAGCCGAATCCAAACACAAATAA